A stretch of DNA from Halococcus agarilyticus:
GGATCGGCGTGACGTCCTCGATCCGGCCGATCTCCAGTCCGGCGCGCGCGAGCGCCCGGATAGTCGCCTGTGCGCCCGGCCCGGGACTCTGCTGGAGGTTCCCGCCGGGACCGCGGACCTTGACGTGGACGCCCTCGATTCCCTGGGCGAGCACCTCCTCGGCGACGCCCTCGGCCATCTGCATCGCGGCATAGGGCGACGCCTCGTCGCGGTTCTGCTTCACCGCGGTCCCGCCGCTGGATTTGGCGAGCGTCTCCGCTCCGGTCTGGTCGGTGATCGTGATGATCGTGTTGTTGAAGGAGGCGTGGACGTGTGCGACCGCCCACCGTTCCTCGTCTTCGGCGCTCATTCTTGTTCCTCCGCTCGTTCGGGGTGCAGCTCGTCCGCGATCGGGCTCGTCTCGTCGAATCCCACGAGATCCTCTTCGCTCACGTCGACCTTCCGCGAGGGTGTCGTCACCCGTGCGCCGTCGACGACGATATGTCCATGAGAAACGAACTGACGGGCCTGCTGGACCGTGTTCGCGAGTCCGGTGCGGTAGACGACGGTTTGCAGCCGGCGTTCGAGTACGTCAGTGACTTCGAGGCTCAACACGTCGTCGAGCCCGTCCGTTTCGCTGAGGATGCCGAGTCGTCGGAGCCGAGCGAGGAACGGTTCGCCCTCGCGTTCGGCGGCGTCGACGTCGCCCTGGGCCTCCCCCAGCAGTCGTCGTGCCTCGCGGCGGAACCCGCGGAGTTCGGACTGCGCTCTCCACAACTCCTCCTTGTTCTTCAGGCCGTAGCGCCCGATGAGATTGGACTCCTCGGCGATGCGCTCGCCCTGGAAGGGGTGGTTCGGCGTCTCGTAGCCCTTCGTGTTGGATCCGAGCGCCATCTATTCGCCCTCCGCCTCCTCTTCCATCTCTTCCTGGATGGCTTCGACGTTCACGCCGATAGTCCCCTCCGAGCGGCCGGTGGACTTGGTGCGCTGGCCACGGACCTTCTGGCCGCGCTCGTGGCGCACGCCCTTGTACGAACTGATCATCTGCATGCGATTGATGTCCTGCTGACGAGTCAGCGAGAGGTCGTTGCCGACCTCGTGGGTGGTCTCGCCCGTGAAGTAGTCGGTCGGACGGTTGGTGAGCCACGCCGGTACGTCCTCGGCGAACCCTTCGACGTGCTCGATGATCGAATCGACCGCGTCGTCGTCGAGTCGGCCGAGCGTCGCCGTCCGGTCGACGTCCGCCTCCGCCGCGATGATGCGAGCGGCCCGCCGTCCGACACCGTTCATGCCGGTCAGCGCCCGCTCGACGCTTTTCGTCCCGTCGAGGTCGGTCTGGCCGATTCGGACGAAGTAACGGATGTCCTCCTCTTCGTCTTCGGCCGGTGTGTCTGGGTCTTCTGCGCTCATATGATGTGTTCGAGCGTCGTGGCTGGGATTCGAACCCAGGAGGCTGTGCGCCACAGAGTTAGCAACCCTGCGCCTTGGGCCAGGCTTGGCTACCACGACCCGTCCCTTGTCAGTCTCGCCCTTCCGGACTCGGGGCCGACCCCCTGCAGTACGTGTCTCGGACTAATTCGACGCGGGTATTTAACCCCAACGAAACCCGGGTCGGAGTCGGGCCCGACGCCACGACGATCGATCGGCGGGTTCCCAACCCTTATCGCTCGGCCGGAGCTACCGCCGCTATGAACGAAAACGACGTGCGATCGCTGCTCAGCGAGGTCGAGGACCCGGATCTCGGCGACGACATCGTCTCGCTCGGGCTCGTCAACGACATCGAAATCCGGGAGGGAGTCGCCCACGTCTCGCTCGCGCTCGGCGCGCCCTACTCCCCGAACGAGACCGCGATCGCGGCCCGGGTGCGTGAGGTGCTGAGCGAGGAGGGGATCGAATGTGAGCTCACCGCGAGCGTCGATCGGCCAGCCGAAGGGGACGTCCTCCCCGACGTCAAGAACGTCATCGCGGTCGCCTCGGGCAAGGGCGGGGTCGGGAAGTCGACTGTCGCGGTCAACCTCGCTGCCGGGCTCTCGCAGTTGGGCGCGCGCGTGGGACTGTTCGACGCCGACGTGTACGGCCCGAACGTCCCCCGGATGGTCGACGCCGACGAGCGCCCCCAGGCCACCGCCGAAGAGCAGATCATCCCGCCCGAGAAGTACGGGACGAAGCTCATGAGCATGGACTTCCTCACCGGCGAGGACGATCCCGTGATCTGGCGCGGCCCGATGGTCCACAAGCTCATCACCCAGCTGTTCGAGGACGTCGAGTGGGGCGCGCTCGATTACATGGTGATCGACCTCCCGCCAGGCACTGGCGACACCCAGCTCACCCTCCTCCAGACTGTGCCGATCGCGGGCGCGGTGATCGTGACCACCCCCCAGGAGGTCGCCGTCGACGACGCCCGGAAGGGGCTGGAGATGTTCGGCAAGCACGAGACCCCTGTCCTGGGGATCGTCGAGAACATGAGCGGGTTCCGGTGTCCCGACTGCGGCTCCGAGCACGCGCTGTTCGGCGAGGGCGGCGGTGAGGCGTTCGCCGAGGAGGTCGAGATGCCCTTCCTGGGGGAGCTTCCACTCGATCCCCGTGTGCGAGAAGGCGGCGACAGCGGCGCGCCGATCGTGCTCGACGACGGCGAGACCGGCGACGCGTTCCGGGCGTTCACCGAACGGACCGCGAACAACGTCGGGGTCGTCCATCGACAGCGGCTGAGCAACGATCACCGGAGCGAGGAATCGACACCGGATCCCTCGTCGTAGAAGCACCGATGCGATCATCAGAAGTAGTCGTACTTCTCATCACTGCTCCCCGATCGATCGGTTCTCGTCTTCAGCAGCTGTAATCCGTCCCGAACAGTTCGAAGCTCCGCCGAGCGTGCCTGACTCTCTGTGAACGGCTCACCGAAATTCTCGGAGGGTGAATCCACTTCACTCTGTCCACCGTGAGCATCGGCGGTCGGTTCGCCGTCACACAGAACCCGAAATCATCGGCTGTTCGGCCCGTTCGTCCGCGTCGTTCGTCACGAGAGTCTCGATCGATGTATAGAATACTGTCCTAAACGATATGTCTAATCCGTTCTATCCGATCTAATAGAATAGGGAGCGAATAAGATACCGTTTTCGCCGACTCGACCGATTTTCCATGATTCTTTGGTGGCGGAAGTCGGAGATCGATTACAGAAGTAGCTAAATCTTCCGGGCGCGATTCGCTCGAACGAGGTGTGCATCAAGTCCGCTCGTTCGACACGGGTCGATCCGTCCGTACGCCCCGCCCAGCCGGGAGACGAATTCGTCCGCGCGAAGAACGGTCTCGTCACGGATGGATTGCCGCTACCTCGTGTTTTTTCACCTCGCCGTCGGTGGCGGACGCATGGAAACCGGAACCAGCTACTTCGGCGTCAGAGACGTCGATCACGTCGAGACGGATCTCGATCGTTTCGCCGACGAGGGCCTCGACGCCGTGCTCCACACGTTCAGCGAGCGCGATCGGGCCTACTACACGGGAACGATGACCGACATCGTGGAGGCGAGTCACGATCGCGGGTTCGAGACCTACGTCAACCCGTGGGCCGTGGGGCGAGTGTTCGGCGGCGAGGCGCTCTCGGAGTTCGTCGGCAAGCACCCCGACGCGTGCCAGGTGCTCTCAACCGGCGAGCGCATCCCAGCAGCGTGCTTCAACGCGCCAGCGTTCCGCGAGTACATGCGCGGCTGGACCCGCGACGCCGCCGGGATCGGGGCCGACGTGCTGTTCTGGGACGAGCCCCACTGGTTCATCGCGAGTTGGCACGACGAAGAGTACCCCGAGGACGCGTGGGCCTGCCGATGCGAACACTGTCAGGCTGCCTACGAGGACGAATATGGCGAGTCGATGCCCGACGAGCAGACCGACCAGGTCACCGCATTTCGGGAAGACGCCTTACTCGACTTTCTCGACGAGATGATGACGCTCACCCACGAGGAGGGCGCAGAGAACGCGGTCTGTCTCCTGCCGAGTGAGGACGCCGACCACGGCCTCTCCGACTGGGAGCGACTCGCCGCGAACGATGCTCTCGACGTGCTGGCGACCGATCCCTACTGGGCGATCCACGCCCCCGACGAGGCCGGCGAGTTCGTCGGCTACTTCACCGACCTCGTGGCGTCGCTGGCCGAGGAGTACGACAAGCGCAGCCAGATCTGGATCCAGGGGTTCCGACTCGACGGCAGCGACGCGACGATCGAGGACGTCCACACCGCGACCCGGACCGTGGTCGAGAGCGACGTCGACAGCGTGTTCATGTGGGGCTACGACGCCTGTCGGATCATCTCCGATATCGCGTGTGAGGACCCCGAAGCGGTCTGGAACGCGTACGTGGACGAACTTCCGGAGTAGGTGCCGACTGGTCCGGACGGTCGTTCCCGCGGTCAGGTGGAACGGCCCGTGGGGAGTTCGCAGGCGGCGGCCTCGTAGGCGATCCACCGCTCGAACCCGAGCTGCTCGTAGTAGCCGGGCAGGTCGGTCCAGTCGATGACTGCGGCCTCGTAGCCCGCGTCCCGCAGTCGACCGACGATCTCGCAGATCATGTACAGCCCCCACCCACGACCACGGTAGTCCCCGTGAACGCCGAGCGGACCGACGCCGCAGTGTTCGTCGGCGAGTCGCCATCCCCAGTTCACGTTCGCACCGCGGTACGCGCCGTCGTGGCGGTTCGAGCGGGCGAAGCCGATCACGCTTC
This window harbors:
- a CDS encoding 30S ribosomal protein S11, which codes for MSAEDEERWAVAHVHASFNNTIITITDQTGAETLAKSSGGTAVKQNRDEASPYAAMQMAEGVAEEVLAQGIEGVHVKVRGPGGNLQQSPGPGAQATIRALARAGLEIGRIEDVTPIPHDGTRAPKSSGF
- a CDS encoding 30S ribosomal protein S4 encodes the protein MALGSNTKGYETPNHPFQGERIAEESNLIGRYGLKNKEELWRAQSELRGFRREARRLLGEAQGDVDAAEREGEPFLARLRRLGILSETDGLDDVLSLEVTDVLERRLQTVVYRTGLANTVQQARQFVSHGHIVVDGARVTTPSRKVDVSEEDLVGFDETSPIADELHPERAEEQE
- a CDS encoding 30S ribosomal protein S13, which translates into the protein MSAEDPDTPAEDEEEDIRYFVRIGQTDLDGTKSVERALTGMNGVGRRAARIIAAEADVDRTATLGRLDDDAVDSIIEHVEGFAEDVPAWLTNRPTDYFTGETTHEVGNDLSLTRQQDINRMQMISSYKGVRHERGQKVRGQRTKSTGRSEGTIGVNVEAIQEEMEEEAEGE
- a CDS encoding Mrp/NBP35 family ATP-binding protein, which encodes MNENDVRSLLSEVEDPDLGDDIVSLGLVNDIEIREGVAHVSLALGAPYSPNETAIAARVREVLSEEGIECELTASVDRPAEGDVLPDVKNVIAVASGKGGVGKSTVAVNLAAGLSQLGARVGLFDADVYGPNVPRMVDADERPQATAEEQIIPPEKYGTKLMSMDFLTGEDDPVIWRGPMVHKLITQLFEDVEWGALDYMVIDLPPGTGDTQLTLLQTVPIAGAVIVTTPQEVAVDDARKGLEMFGKHETPVLGIVENMSGFRCPDCGSEHALFGEGGGEAFAEEVEMPFLGELPLDPRVREGGDSGAPIVLDDGETGDAFRAFTERTANNVGVVHRQRLSNDHRSEESTPDPSS
- a CDS encoding alpha-amylase family protein — translated: METGTSYFGVRDVDHVETDLDRFADEGLDAVLHTFSERDRAYYTGTMTDIVEASHDRGFETYVNPWAVGRVFGGEALSEFVGKHPDACQVLSTGERIPAACFNAPAFREYMRGWTRDAAGIGADVLFWDEPHWFIASWHDEEYPEDAWACRCEHCQAAYEDEYGESMPDEQTDQVTAFREDALLDFLDEMMTLTHEEGAENAVCLLPSEDADHGLSDWERLAANDALDVLATDPYWAIHAPDEAGEFVGYFTDLVASLAEEYDKRSQIWIQGFRLDGSDATIEDVHTATRTVVESDVDSVFMWGYDACRIISDIACEDPEAVWNAYVDELPE